One window of the Brevundimonas goettingensis genome contains the following:
- a CDS encoding CC0125/CC1285 family lipoprotein has product MKRLITIALVASTAALAACASLAPYGPQRGPGGQGFAEQRIESDRYRVTYNGVGAPGPVADRALLRAAQLTTDQGYDWFEVTQRYIDGRPDSAGGVRPTVGVGFGSSNYGGWRTSGSSVGVGLNFSGPSPTSTTLEVRLGRGQRPDRPEAYDAREIQRSLRPG; this is encoded by the coding sequence ATGAAGCGCCTGATCACCATCGCCCTCGTGGCCTCGACCGCGGCCCTCGCGGCCTGCGCCAGCCTCGCCCCCTACGGCCCCCAGCGCGGCCCGGGCGGGCAGGGCTTCGCGGAACAGCGGATCGAGAGCGACCGCTACCGCGTCACCTACAACGGCGTCGGCGCCCCCGGCCCGGTCGCCGACCGCGCCCTGCTGCGCGCCGCCCAGCTGACCACCGATCAGGGCTATGACTGGTTCGAGGTGACCCAGCGCTACATCGACGGCCGCCCCGACAGCGCGGGCGGCGTTCGACCCACGGTCGGCGTCGGCTTCGGCTCGTCCAACTACGGCGGTTGGCGCACGTCCGGGAGCAGTGTCGGCGTCGGCCTGAACTTCAGCGGTCCGTCCCCGACCTCGACCACGCTGGAGGTCCGCCTCGGCCGGGGCCAGCGCCCCGACCGCCCGGAGGCCTATGACGCCCGCGAGATCCAGCGCTCGCTGCGCCCGGGCTGA
- a CDS encoding VOC family protein — MNLNHVTVEVADIPRSRAFYQRLGLTLIVSADHYARFACPEDDEGRATFSIHRAEAVTPNGPGIYFECPDLDARFGALQAAGVAFDSGPVDQSWLWREAWLRDPDGHRLCLYVAGDNRLDPPWKV, encoded by the coding sequence ATGAACCTCAACCACGTCACCGTCGAGGTCGCGGATATCCCGCGCAGCCGCGCCTTCTACCAGCGGCTCGGCCTGACCTTGATCGTCTCCGCCGACCACTATGCGCGGTTCGCCTGTCCCGAAGACGATGAGGGCAGGGCGACCTTCTCCATCCATCGGGCCGAGGCGGTCACGCCGAACGGGCCCGGGATCTATTTCGAATGTCCCGACCTCGACGCCCGCTTCGGGGCGCTTCAGGCGGCGGGCGTCGCCTTCGACAGCGGTCCCGTCGACCAGAGCTGGCTGTGGCGCGAGGCCTGGCTGCGCGACCCCGACGGCCATCGGCTCTGCCTCTATGTCGCGGGCGACAACCGCCTCGATCCGCCGTGGAAGGTCTAG
- a CDS encoding VOC family protein, with translation MDQTKAPPPLTGVTPYLSIASRGGMAAVDFYARAFGAVEVRRMVAEDGERLVHSHLQINGGSVMLSDEFPEMGGEVDVVPASVTIHLQVDDADEWWNRAVVAGAVPIFPLSDQFWGDRYGQVKDPFGHTWSIGSPIKA, from the coding sequence ATGGACCAGACCAAGGCGCCGCCCCCGCTCACGGGGGTCACCCCCTATCTGAGCATCGCCTCGCGCGGCGGGATGGCGGCGGTGGACTTCTATGCCCGCGCCTTCGGGGCGGTGGAGGTCCGGCGGATGGTGGCCGAGGACGGCGAGCGGCTGGTTCACTCCCACCTGCAGATCAACGGCGGCAGCGTGATGCTGTCGGACGAGTTTCCGGAGATGGGCGGAGAGGTCGATGTGGTCCCGGCCTCGGTGACCATCCACCTGCAGGTCGATGACGCCGACGAATGGTGGAACCGGGCGGTGGTCGCGGGGGCCGTGCCGATCTTCCCGCTGTCGGACCAGTTCTGGGGCGATCGCTATGGGCAGGTGAAGGACCCGTTCGGCCATACCTGGTCGATCGGATCGCCGATCAAGGCTTAG
- a CDS encoding trypsin-like peptidase domain-containing protein: MKSSSLALAAVLSLGVAGAVQAQDGVFAEPNARAVPADALSMKAGFAPVVRRAAPAVVNISARSVQQVDPFFQMFRGMPAQRMAESAGSGVIVRADGIVVTNNHVIEGAQQIRVVLNDRREYPAHVLLADERADVAVLQLEGVTEQLPTLPIDDREEQQVGDLVLAIGNPFGVGQTVTNGIISALNRTETGISDSGSFIQTDAAINPGNSGGPLVDMDGEVIGINTAIFSRSGSSSGVGFAIPASMVKRVIASAVGGATSVVRPWLGVKGEGVSADIARSLGMDRPVGLVVTQVWSSGPGDRAGIQEGDVITSVAGQEVNDQGGLNFRVGTHNPNDTVSVGLLRDGRPMTVNARVSALPGEAGADQGTLIARGPLAGLKVAALTPALADSLGGDPFLKGVIVTGYGEGVRNRGIRRGDFLRAVNGDAINSVADVQAITGPTQLTIERNGQRITGVIR, from the coding sequence ATGAAATCTTCCTCTCTCGCCCTCGCCGCCGTCCTGTCCCTCGGCGTCGCCGGCGCCGTTCAGGCCCAGGATGGGGTCTTCGCCGAGCCCAACGCCCGCGCCGTGCCCGCCGACGCCCTGTCGATGAAGGCCGGCTTCGCCCCCGTGGTGCGCCGCGCCGCCCCGGCGGTGGTCAATATCTCGGCCCGCTCGGTCCAGCAGGTCGATCCCTTCTTCCAGATGTTCCGCGGCATGCCGGCCCAGCGCATGGCTGAGTCGGCCGGCTCCGGCGTCATCGTCCGCGCCGACGGCATCGTGGTCACCAACAACCACGTCATCGAGGGGGCGCAACAGATCCGCGTTGTCCTCAACGACCGCCGCGAATACCCCGCCCACGTCCTCCTCGCCGACGAGCGCGCCGACGTTGCGGTGCTCCAGCTCGAGGGCGTCACCGAACAGCTGCCGACGCTTCCCATCGACGACCGCGAGGAACAGCAGGTCGGCGATCTGGTCCTGGCCATCGGCAACCCCTTCGGCGTCGGCCAGACGGTGACCAACGGCATCATTTCGGCCCTGAACCGCACCGAGACCGGCATCTCGGATTCCGGCTCCTTCATCCAGACCGACGCGGCCATCAATCCGGGCAACTCCGGCGGGCCTCTGGTCGACATGGACGGAGAGGTGATCGGCATCAACACCGCCATCTTCTCGCGCTCGGGCTCCTCGTCCGGCGTCGGCTTCGCCATCCCGGCCTCAATGGTGAAGCGGGTCATCGCCAGCGCCGTCGGCGGCGCCACCAGCGTCGTCCGCCCCTGGCTGGGGGTGAAGGGCGAGGGCGTCTCGGCCGACATCGCCCGCAGTCTCGGCATGGACCGGCCCGTGGGCCTCGTCGTCACCCAGGTCTGGTCGTCCGGCCCCGGCGACCGCGCCGGCATCCAGGAGGGCGATGTGATCACCTCCGTCGCCGGTCAGGAGGTCAACGACCAGGGCGGGCTGAACTTCCGCGTCGGCACCCACAATCCCAACGACACCGTCTCCGTCGGCCTGCTGCGCGACGGCCGCCCGATGACGGTCAACGCCCGTGTCTCGGCCCTCCCGGGCGAGGCCGGCGCCGATCAGGGCACGCTGATCGCCCGAGGCCCGCTGGCCGGGCTGAAGGTCGCGGCCCTGACCCCGGCCCTCGCCGACAGTCTCGGCGGCGATCCCTTCCTCAAGGGCGTCATCGTCACCGGCTATGGCGAAGGCGTTCGCAATCGCGGGATCCGGCGCGGCGACTTCCTGCGCGCCGTCAACGGCGACGCCATCAACTCCGTCGCCGACGTCCAGGCCATCACTGGCCCCACCCAGCTGACCATCGAACGCAACGGCCAGCGCATCACCGGCGTGATCCGTTGA
- a CDS encoding RluA family pseudouridine synthase, whose product MRTRPPPVLTPEETAAVRSWVIHEDAHVIAINKPGGLTSQGGVKHAHTLDDLLWAFARSNGKRPELVHRLDRDTSGVILSAKTKPAAGFLGKAIQARKLTKTYLALVSEPPQPPSGRIETPLLRVEVGRESWMKVADLETPGAQASQSRYRTLASSEDGALVELEPFTGRMHQLRVHMASIGRPLIGDVKYGGALTAAGRAAPRLMLHAVSLDFPHPEGGRMTISAPPPEDFRALAEAMGVAKGLPS is encoded by the coding sequence GTGAGAACCCGCCCGCCCCCCGTCCTGACGCCTGAGGAGACCGCCGCCGTGCGGTCCTGGGTCATCCATGAGGACGCCCATGTCATCGCCATCAACAAGCCCGGCGGCCTGACCAGCCAGGGCGGGGTGAAGCACGCCCACACCCTGGACGACCTGCTCTGGGCCTTCGCCCGGTCGAACGGCAAGCGGCCCGAGCTGGTCCACCGGCTGGACCGCGACACCTCCGGCGTCATCCTGTCGGCGAAGACCAAGCCGGCCGCCGGCTTCCTCGGCAAGGCCATCCAGGCCCGCAAGCTGACCAAGACCTATCTGGCCCTGGTCTCCGAGCCGCCCCAGCCGCCGTCCGGCCGCATCGAGACGCCCCTGCTGCGGGTCGAGGTCGGGCGCGAGAGCTGGATGAAGGTCGCCGACCTCGAGACCCCCGGCGCCCAGGCCTCCCAGAGCCGCTACCGCACCCTGGCCTCGTCCGAGGACGGCGCCTTGGTGGAACTGGAGCCCTTCACCGGCCGCATGCACCAGCTGCGGGTCCATATGGCCTCCATCGGCCGGCCCCTGATCGGCGACGTCAAGTACGGCGGGGCCCTGACGGCGGCGGGCCGGGCCGCGCCGCGCCTGATGCTCCATGCCGTCTCGCTGGACTTCCCCCACCCCGAGGGCGGCCGCATGACGATCTCGGCCCCGCCGCCCGAGGACTTCCGCGCCCTCGCCGAGGCAATGGGTGTCGCCAAAGGCCTGCCTTCCTAA
- the bla gene encoding subclass B3 metallo-beta-lactamase, whose protein sequence is MKIFGNTYFVGTQGLSIALIDTGQGLILIDGAVPQAVGDIEANIARLGFRIQDVRYILNTEAHFDHSGGIAALARDSGATVIAAPAGAEALRAGKVLEADPQAAHIEAFPAIPTARPLGDGQTLTLGDVTVTAVHTPGHTPGSASWTWSSCEAGVCHSVVFASSLNAVAATPFTYAGHPEATQALRASIARVEGLDCDILISAHPNNSGGIEKLAGRVANATPNPFIDPNACKTYGARARGILDQRLATETAAR, encoded by the coding sequence GTGAAGATCTTCGGCAATACGTATTTCGTCGGCACGCAGGGGCTCAGTATTGCCCTGATCGACACGGGGCAGGGCCTGATCCTGATCGACGGCGCCGTGCCCCAGGCCGTCGGCGACATCGAGGCCAATATCGCCCGCCTCGGCTTCCGCATCCAGGATGTCCGCTACATCCTGAACACCGAGGCCCATTTTGACCATTCGGGCGGGATCGCCGCCCTGGCCCGCGACAGCGGCGCGACGGTGATTGCCGCCCCGGCGGGCGCCGAGGCCCTGCGCGCCGGCAAGGTGCTGGAAGCCGACCCGCAGGCGGCCCATATCGAGGCCTTCCCCGCCATCCCGACCGCGCGCCCTCTCGGCGACGGCCAGACCCTGACCCTCGGCGACGTGACCGTCACCGCCGTCCATACGCCTGGCCACACGCCCGGCAGCGCCAGCTGGACCTGGTCGTCGTGCGAGGCCGGCGTCTGCCACAGCGTCGTCTTCGCCTCGAGCCTCAACGCCGTCGCTGCCACGCCCTTCACCTATGCTGGCCATCCCGAGGCGACGCAGGCCCTGCGCGCCTCGATCGCGAGGGTCGAGGGGCTGGACTGCGACATCCTGATCTCGGCCCATCCCAACAATTCTGGGGGTATCGAAAAGCTGGCGGGCCGGGTGGCGAACGCGACGCCTAACCCCTTCATCGACCCCAATGCCTGCAAGACCTATGGCGCGCGGGCGCGCGGCATTCTCGACCAGCGTCTGGCGACCGAAACGGCCGCCCGCTGA
- a CDS encoding replication-associated recombination protein A yields MSDLFEASGVLPPDAPLADRLRPRTLDEVVGQDHLLGEGGPIRRMIEAGRLGSMILWGPPGTGKTTIARLLAKAAGYEFQQISAVFSGVADLKKAFEQAKMRRLAGQSTLLFVDEIHRFNRAQQDGFLPFVEEGVVTLVGATTENPSFELNGALLSRSQVYVLKRLDDAALDQLLVRAEAHEDKALPLTPEARHALLALADGDGRYLLTMTEVLFALPEETPLDVQGLAAILQRRAPAYDKSREEHYNLISALHKSVRGSDPDAALYWLARMLNGGEDPLYLARRIVRMAVEDIGEADPLSIMVANAAKDTYDFLGSPEGELALAQAVVHLSTAPKSVGVYEAFKAAKRAAAETGSLMPPAHIRNAPTKLMKQLGYGKGYQYDPDTEEGFSGANFFPDEMERRTFYKPKGEGHEEKIKARLERWAAMRARIQAEGRGE; encoded by the coding sequence ATGTCCGACCTGTTCGAAGCCTCCGGCGTCCTGCCGCCTGATGCGCCCCTCGCCGACCGCCTGCGCCCCCGCACCCTCGATGAGGTCGTGGGTCAGGACCATCTGCTGGGCGAGGGCGGGCCTATCCGCCGGATGATCGAGGCGGGCCGTTTGGGCTCCATGATCCTCTGGGGGCCGCCCGGCACCGGCAAGACCACCATCGCCCGCCTGCTGGCGAAGGCGGCGGGGTACGAGTTCCAGCAGATCTCGGCCGTCTTCTCCGGCGTCGCCGACCTGAAGAAGGCGTTCGAACAGGCGAAGATGCGTCGCCTCGCCGGCCAGTCGACGCTTCTGTTCGTCGACGAGATCCACCGTTTCAACCGCGCCCAGCAGGACGGCTTCCTGCCCTTCGTGGAGGAGGGGGTCGTCACCCTCGTCGGCGCCACGACCGAGAACCCCTCGTTCGAGCTGAACGGAGCCCTGCTGTCCCGCTCCCAGGTCTATGTGCTCAAGCGGCTGGACGACGCCGCCCTCGACCAGCTTCTGGTCCGGGCCGAGGCGCATGAGGACAAGGCCCTGCCCCTGACGCCCGAGGCGCGCCACGCCCTCCTGGCCCTGGCCGACGGCGACGGCCGCTACCTCCTGACCATGACCGAGGTGCTGTTCGCCCTGCCGGAAGAGACTCCCCTCGACGTCCAGGGTCTGGCCGCCATCCTCCAGCGCCGCGCCCCGGCCTACGACAAGAGCCGCGAGGAGCACTACAACCTCATCTCCGCCCTGCATAAGTCGGTGCGCGGCTCCGACCCCGACGCCGCCCTCTACTGGCTGGCGCGGATGCTGAACGGCGGCGAGGACCCCCTCTATCTGGCCCGCCGTATCGTCCGCATGGCGGTCGAGGACATCGGCGAGGCCGACCCCCTGTCCATCATGGTCGCCAATGCCGCCAAGGACACCTACGACTTTCTCGGCAGCCCCGAGGGTGAACTGGCTCTCGCCCAGGCGGTGGTCCACCTCTCGACCGCGCCCAAGTCGGTCGGCGTCTATGAGGCCTTCAAGGCGGCCAAGCGCGCCGCCGCCGAGACCGGCTCCCTCATGCCCCCCGCCCACATCCGCAACGCCCCGACCAAGCTCATGAAGCAACTCGGCTACGGCAAGGGCTACCAGTACGACCCCGACACCGAGGAAGGTTTCTCCGGCGCCAACTTCTTCCCCGACGAGATGGAACGCCGCACCTTTTACAAGCCGAAAGGCGAGGGGCACGAAGAGAAGATCAAGGCGAGACTGGAGCGCTGGGCCGCGATGCGGGCGCGGATACAGGCGGAGGGGCGGGGGGAGTGA